From Halorubrum salinarum, the proteins below share one genomic window:
- a CDS encoding DUF7532 family protein yields the protein MHFDPRVQRALREAGLDADAVADASDRVAELVARDADRLRSFFGAEGPYYSDMEMAHSADAIQEHTTAEVDLFTHGSDLRGYLSLDGWGVPVEDGRVLREDDGGESVVVELSLGDTVNDRVRFAREREEL from the coding sequence ATGCACTTCGATCCTCGGGTCCAGCGCGCCCTCCGCGAGGCCGGGCTGGACGCGGACGCCGTCGCGGACGCCTCGGACCGCGTCGCCGAACTCGTCGCGCGGGACGCCGACCGCCTCCGGTCGTTCTTCGGCGCGGAGGGCCCCTACTACTCGGACATGGAGATGGCCCACAGCGCGGACGCGATCCAGGAGCACACGACCGCCGAGGTCGACCTGTTCACTCACGGGAGCGACCTCCGCGGCTACCTCTCGCTCGACGGCTGGGGCGTTCCGGTCGAGGACGGGCGGGTCCTCCGGGAGGACGACGGCGGCGAGTCGGTCGTCGTCGAGCTCTCGCTCGGCGACACGGTGAACGACCGGGTGCGGTTCGCGCGCGAGCGCGAGGAGCTGTGA
- a CDS encoding 2Fe-2S iron-sulfur cluster-binding protein, with product MLNPLAIVLVAIVNPPAIVLAAVATLLVVLVTSVKGTGWEPTTDISEEVLEHRASAVPETEFPEPGNRAVGGGGGGGAIPAGGAEGEEGELEEGGTVSSGPGDIPEDEVEYFEVEFVKQGETVELSNDEPILEQGEDEGWDLPYACRQGQCVSCAGRIADGPSEDFVEHDNQQMLEEAEIDDGYTLTCVAYPRDSFSIETGEAP from the coding sequence ATGCTCAACCCACTGGCGATCGTGCTCGTGGCGATCGTGAATCCCCCAGCGATCGTGCTCGCGGCGGTCGCGACGCTGCTCGTGGTCCTCGTCACCTCGGTGAAGGGGACGGGGTGGGAACCCACGACCGACATCTCGGAAGAAGTCCTCGAACACCGCGCGTCCGCGGTCCCCGAGACGGAGTTCCCGGAGCCGGGTAACCGCGCCGTCGGCGGCGGTGGCGGCGGCGGCGCCATCCCGGCCGGCGGCGCCGAGGGCGAGGAGGGCGAGCTCGAAGAGGGCGGCACCGTCAGCTCCGGCCCCGGCGACATCCCCGAAGACGAGGTGGAGTACTTCGAGGTCGAGTTCGTCAAGCAGGGGGAGACGGTCGAGCTCTCCAACGACGAGCCCATCCTCGAACAGGGCGAAGACGAGGGCTGGGACCTCCCGTACGCCTGCCGACAGGGCCAGTGCGTCTCCTGTGCCGGCCGGATCGCCGACGGGCCGAGCGAGGACTTCGTCGAGCACGACAACCAGCAGATGCTCGAAGAGGCCGAGATCGACGACGGCTACACGCTCACCTGCGTCGCCTACCCCCGCGACTCCTTCAGCATCGAGACCGGCGAGGCGCCGTAG
- a CDS encoding ROK family protein: MYYVGVDLGATNVRAVVGDETAAVLGAASRGTPRGPNGIAVTEAVLEVVRGACTDAGIAPSEAVAAGIGSIGPLDLAEGVVQGPANLPDTVERIPLVGPVGRLLDTDEVYLHNDTIAGVIGERFHSERNPDDMVYLTISSGIGAGVAVDGNVLSGWDGNAGEVGHMTVDPHGFMTCGCGLDGHWEGYCSGNNIPNYARELYEEDPIETSLPIEDPDFSAVDVFEAAGEDTFADHVIDQVAHWNAMGIANVIHAYAPLVVSVGGAVALNNPDRVLDPIREKLPEMVFINVPEVRLTDLGDDVVVKGALASALTDGTGDRSRVETPP, encoded by the coding sequence ATGTACTACGTGGGCGTCGATCTCGGGGCGACGAACGTCCGAGCGGTCGTCGGCGACGAGACCGCGGCCGTCCTCGGCGCCGCGTCGCGAGGCACCCCGCGGGGACCGAACGGCATCGCCGTCACGGAGGCCGTCCTGGAGGTGGTCCGCGGAGCCTGTACCGACGCGGGGATCGCGCCGAGCGAGGCGGTCGCGGCGGGGATCGGCTCGATCGGCCCGCTCGACCTGGCCGAGGGGGTCGTCCAGGGGCCCGCGAACCTCCCGGACACCGTCGAGCGCATCCCCCTCGTCGGCCCCGTGGGCCGGCTGCTCGACACCGACGAGGTGTACCTCCACAACGACACCATCGCGGGCGTCATCGGCGAGCGGTTCCACTCCGAGCGCAACCCCGACGACATGGTGTATCTCACCATCTCCTCGGGGATCGGCGCCGGGGTGGCCGTCGACGGCAACGTGCTCTCCGGGTGGGACGGCAACGCCGGCGAGGTCGGCCACATGACCGTCGACCCGCACGGGTTCATGACCTGCGGCTGCGGGCTCGACGGCCACTGGGAGGGGTACTGCTCGGGGAACAACATCCCGAACTACGCCCGGGAGCTGTACGAGGAGGACCCGATCGAGACGAGCCTCCCGATCGAGGACCCGGACTTCTCCGCGGTCGACGTGTTCGAGGCCGCGGGCGAGGACACCTTCGCCGACCACGTGATCGACCAGGTCGCCCACTGGAACGCCATGGGGATCGCCAACGTCATCCACGCGTACGCCCCGCTCGTCGTGAGCGTCGGCGGCGCGGTCGCGCTCAACAACCCCGACCGCGTCCTCGACCCCATCCGCGAGAAGCTCCCGGAGATGGTGTTCATCAACGTCCCGGAGGTCCGGCTCACCGACCTCGGCGACGACGTCGTGGTGAAGGGGGCGCTCGCGAGCGCCCTGACGGACGGCACCGGCGACCGCTCTCGCGTCGAGACGCCGCCCTGA
- a CDS encoding endonuclease/exonuclease/phosphatase family protein → MTAIRVLSYNVRYANRGDHHDAWHDRRDAVGRLVRFHRPDVAAFQEPLPEQRRDLRERLPGYEFVGRGREADGEGEGCPVAVRSDRWEVVDDGTFWLSETPDEPSTGWDASHPRIATWARVRAVDGDAALRVVNTHFDHVSARARRESARLLRERLPTIATADEDGADAKAPLVLVGDLNCTPGSDPHGILLGDESGVEDGAPSGDAPSLRDAAAEADLRHGPTTSLTDFARLIDGRRIDHALVSPEVSVEAFATLADRDDRGRYPSDHLPILARLSV, encoded by the coding sequence ATGACCGCGATTCGGGTGTTAAGCTACAACGTCCGCTACGCCAACCGGGGCGACCACCACGACGCCTGGCACGACCGCCGGGACGCGGTGGGGCGGCTCGTTCGGTTTCACCGGCCCGACGTCGCCGCCTTCCAGGAGCCGCTGCCCGAGCAGCGGCGCGACCTGCGCGAGCGGCTCCCGGGGTACGAGTTCGTCGGGCGGGGGCGCGAGGCGGACGGCGAGGGCGAGGGGTGCCCCGTCGCTGTGCGGAGCGACCGCTGGGAGGTCGTCGACGACGGGACGTTCTGGCTCTCCGAGACGCCCGACGAGCCGTCGACCGGGTGGGACGCCTCCCACCCGCGGATCGCGACGTGGGCCCGGGTGCGCGCCGTCGACGGGGACGCGGCGCTCCGCGTCGTCAACACGCACTTCGACCACGTGAGCGCCCGCGCGCGGCGCGAGTCCGCGCGCCTGCTCCGCGAGCGGCTGCCGACGATAGCGACGGCGGACGAGGACGGCGCCGACGCGAAGGCGCCGCTCGTCCTCGTCGGCGACCTCAACTGCACGCCGGGCTCCGACCCGCACGGGATCCTCCTCGGTGATGAGTCCGGCGTTGAAGACGGCGCTCCGTCGGGCGACGCCCCCTCGCTCCGGGACGCCGCGGCCGAGGCGGACCTCCGGCATGGCCCGACTACGAGCCTCACCGACTTCGCGCGCCTCATCGACGGCCGTCGGATCGACCACGCGCTCGTCTCTCCGGAGGTGTCGGTCGAGGCGTTCGCGACGCTCGCGGACCGGGACGACCGCGGCCGGTACCCCTCCGACCACCTGCCGATCCTCGCGCGGCTGTCGGTGTAG
- a CDS encoding PrsW family intramembrane metalloprotease — protein sequence MPSEEDPIASRADDDRDLYDVATWEERTSLDGLSVALYWLLTRSAKAGVVFVAFVGLLAILGSFGLGLIFDPAIAILLGLSAVPALGLAAYVYRSDVTTAEPLSLLVATFLLSILTATFAAILNSVLQPYFRPFGFPGLVVFFFVVVGPIEETVKLLAVRLYAYTDERFDAVIDGAVYGALAGLGFVVIENFVYIAQNVDMAELSVGIATLGAGDGIAALRALAGPGHVVYSAFAGYYLGLAKFNPENRGPIIVKGLVLAAAIHALYNTLVGPVTGVASGLLGLPQVVALFGFVLVFQSTFGYVLLRKIWRYRDAYLDTRDAVGEDVAPELDEFEQ from the coding sequence ATGCCATCCGAGGAGGACCCGATCGCGTCCCGGGCCGACGACGACCGCGACCTCTACGACGTCGCGACGTGGGAGGAGCGGACCTCCCTCGACGGGCTGTCGGTCGCCCTGTACTGGCTGCTGACGCGGTCGGCGAAGGCCGGGGTCGTCTTCGTCGCCTTCGTCGGACTGCTGGCGATCCTCGGCTCGTTCGGGCTGGGGCTCATCTTCGATCCGGCCATCGCCATCCTCCTCGGGCTCTCCGCCGTCCCGGCCCTCGGCCTGGCCGCGTACGTGTACCGGTCCGACGTGACGACCGCCGAGCCGCTGTCGCTGCTCGTCGCGACGTTCCTGCTTTCCATCCTCACCGCCACCTTCGCGGCGATACTGAACAGCGTGCTCCAGCCGTACTTCCGGCCGTTCGGCTTCCCCGGGCTCGTCGTGTTCTTCTTCGTCGTCGTCGGCCCGATAGAGGAGACGGTGAAGCTGCTCGCGGTGCGGCTGTACGCCTACACTGACGAGCGCTTCGACGCCGTCATCGACGGGGCCGTCTACGGCGCCCTCGCGGGCCTCGGCTTCGTCGTCATCGAGAACTTCGTCTACATCGCCCAGAACGTCGACATGGCGGAGCTGTCGGTGGGCATCGCGACGCTCGGCGCGGGCGACGGCATCGCCGCGCTCCGGGCGCTCGCGGGCCCGGGTCACGTCGTCTACTCGGCGTTCGCGGGCTACTACCTCGGGCTCGCGAAGTTCAACCCCGAGAACCGCGGCCCGATCATCGTCAAGGGGCTCGTCCTCGCGGCGGCGATCCACGCGCTGTACAACACGCTCGTCGGCCCAGTCACCGGCGTCGCCTCCGGGCTGCTCGGCCTCCCGCAGGTCGTCGCGCTGTTCGGCTTCGTCCTCGTGTTCCAGAGCACCTTCGGGTACGTCCTCCTCCGGAAGATCTGGCGGTACCGCGACGCGTACCTCGACACGCGCGACGCGGTGGGCGAGGACGTGGCGCCGGAGCTCGACGAGTTCGAGCAGTAG
- a CDS encoding universal stress protein — translation MSIETVVLAVGSADEKRTERLANELIALAGPADAEVVLTHVFDEEEFDETRARLGFDADAENATPDAVAGRHRTTRELSNLLSAAGVRHSIRGAVGDLATEVVETAEGVEADRVVVGGRRRSPTGKAVFGSAAQEVMLSAPCPVTFVRETAS, via the coding sequence ATGAGCATCGAGACGGTCGTGCTGGCGGTCGGGAGCGCAGACGAGAAACGGACCGAGCGGCTCGCGAACGAGCTCATCGCGCTCGCGGGGCCGGCGGACGCCGAGGTCGTGTTGACCCACGTGTTCGACGAGGAGGAGTTCGACGAGACGCGCGCGAGGCTCGGCTTCGACGCGGACGCGGAGAACGCGACGCCCGACGCGGTCGCGGGGCGACACAGGACCACCCGGGAGCTCTCGAACCTCCTCTCGGCGGCCGGCGTGCGACACTCGATCCGCGGCGCGGTCGGCGACCTCGCGACCGAGGTCGTCGAGACCGCAGAGGGGGTCGAGGCCGACCGCGTCGTCGTCGGCGGGCGCCGACGCTCGCCGACCGGGAAGGCCGTCTTCGGCAGCGCGGCCCAGGAGGTCATGCTCTCGGCCCCGTGTCCGGTGACGTTCGTCCGCGAGACCGCCTCGTAA
- a CDS encoding glycoside hydrolase family 97 catalytic domain-containing protein codes for MGALVAAAAYSRDVSAGDAAPVANDADDPVQTIESPDGSIAVTVDVSDGVPTYEVARNGTTYVGPSRLGFDFRNQSAFGASAEGSDGPVAVTGTLRAVSTEEWEPVWGAYDEVSAEYNALSVGLADAAADGSPAEDGRTATLQVRVFDDGIGFRTVLREEFASNSEKAVIDAENTGVDFADDYDAWWIANAVTNPRFEQEYAETPLSEIPGGVENRRPNGTPMREGAHTPLTVDAGDAYLSVHEANLDDYAAATLAPRSDDGGTAFTTELTPLPDGSRASLDLPAATPWRTIQLVDRPGELIESQLVPLLSDPLDEEALPTAGGAPDTDWIEPRKYVGIWWTMIAGQANWEYKTDDEIAGNGNNPAAYIHGARTERMKRYMRFASENGIDSVLVEGWNQGWDTYPGDGTGFEFGVGGSYPDFDVPEVTGYGADLPDPVEMTIHNETAGNVPQYESAVLDEDVFAGYEAEGINSIKNGYVSDRGLGIDGDGADPTHNQHNQLAVNHHRLVIREAAANRQLLEIHEGIKPTGEIRTYPNVANREVVKAQEYDGFGQLGSNVGRDHHVTLPFTRNLAGPVSYQPGIFDITFGDDRGDQIQTTRAKQLAMYPTYLSGLQMAADRIEGYVDETFGVGEALQAAAGDLDGLVTDDSWRDAFGTNFVAVDPNRAPSGSSVSFAVEDVPSAGTYDLHLRYASDAEENAGRVIDAGTPRATLRVNDARETIEPDFTDYWDDWQVFTTEVDLDAGDNEVAIELDYESGDDGFSGDVGGFNLNAVAVTESGEPSPVPAEYEGYVPENENFDAEPEFGFIESVPAAGWDETRVVGSAIGDYLAIARRHGDEWYVGAMTDADGRAVDVPLDFLAPGNSGDAPGNAGDAPGRGKGKGKGRGNGNGKGNGNGRGTGRNGPKYVAEIYSDAVGTGVDRDPTGVRIDEAIVTPDATLLASLAPSGGTAVKLRPARGREVKRLPEYERPEQELTVDIADEADLNESFITATGSNDTDFVGGTTVEIVLDGEVAAVGNVRLPPNTTDETVDVGFSTARIGTFDVVVREADSGDELASESVTIAPGDLVAEFTDPQGDDDGPGGYTYPTGGDFQDGAFDLRSFRVLETDEEYRFAFEVENLYDTFGGTFSPHYFLVYLRDPDASGGRTTALDDLGLTAEFAQPWQYRLDASGFGTGFADASGENVATPEVFASFESNTAVVSIPKSAVGDANIADWEVVPIVGSEDRGSLRGIAVEASTFVFGGAKQDAVGNTPRVIDMITPEGTSQSDALAYDANTLASLPFTPL; via the coding sequence GTGGGGGCGCTGGTGGCGGCGGCCGCCTACTCGCGGGACGTGTCGGCCGGCGACGCCGCGCCGGTGGCCAACGACGCCGACGACCCGGTTCAGACGATCGAGTCGCCGGACGGGTCGATCGCGGTGACGGTCGACGTCTCGGACGGCGTCCCGACCTACGAGGTCGCGCGGAACGGGACGACCTACGTCGGCCCGTCGCGGCTCGGGTTCGACTTCCGGAACCAGTCGGCGTTCGGCGCGAGCGCCGAGGGGTCGGACGGCCCGGTCGCGGTCACCGGGACGCTCCGCGCGGTCTCGACCGAGGAGTGGGAGCCGGTGTGGGGCGCCTACGACGAGGTTTCGGCCGAGTACAACGCCCTCAGCGTCGGGCTCGCGGACGCGGCCGCCGACGGCTCCCCCGCCGAGGACGGCCGCACCGCCACCCTCCAGGTCCGCGTGTTCGACGACGGGATCGGGTTCCGGACGGTGCTGCGCGAGGAGTTCGCGAGCAACTCCGAGAAGGCGGTGATCGACGCGGAGAACACCGGGGTCGACTTCGCGGACGACTACGACGCCTGGTGGATCGCGAACGCGGTGACGAACCCCCGGTTCGAGCAGGAGTACGCCGAGACGCCGCTGTCTGAGATCCCGGGCGGGGTCGAGAACCGGCGACCGAACGGCACGCCGATGCGAGAGGGCGCGCACACCCCGCTCACGGTGGACGCGGGCGACGCCTACCTCAGCGTCCACGAGGCGAACCTCGACGACTACGCGGCCGCGACGCTCGCGCCGCGGAGCGACGACGGCGGGACGGCGTTCACGACCGAGCTCACCCCGCTGCCCGACGGGTCGCGGGCCTCGCTCGACCTGCCGGCGGCGACGCCGTGGCGGACGATCCAGCTCGTCGACCGGCCGGGCGAGCTGATCGAGTCGCAGCTGGTGCCGCTGCTCTCCGACCCGCTCGACGAGGAGGCGCTGCCGACCGCCGGCGGCGCGCCCGACACCGACTGGATCGAGCCCCGCAAGTACGTCGGCATCTGGTGGACGATGATCGCGGGGCAGGCGAACTGGGAGTACAAGACCGACGACGAGATCGCCGGAAACGGCAACAACCCCGCCGCGTACATCCACGGCGCGCGGACGGAGCGCATGAAGCGCTACATGCGCTTCGCCAGCGAGAACGGCATCGACAGCGTCCTCGTCGAGGGGTGGAACCAGGGCTGGGACACCTACCCCGGCGACGGCACCGGCTTCGAGTTCGGCGTCGGCGGCTCCTACCCCGACTTCGACGTGCCGGAGGTGACCGGCTACGGCGCGGACCTCCCCGACCCAGTGGAGATGACGATTCACAACGAGACGGCGGGCAACGTTCCGCAGTACGAGTCGGCCGTCCTCGACGAGGACGTGTTCGCGGGCTACGAGGCCGAGGGGATCAACTCGATCAAGAACGGGTACGTCTCCGACCGCGGGCTCGGAATCGACGGCGACGGCGCCGACCCGACCCACAACCAGCACAACCAGCTCGCGGTGAACCACCACCGGCTCGTGATCCGCGAGGCGGCCGCGAACCGCCAGCTGCTGGAGATCCACGAGGGGATCAAGCCGACCGGCGAGATCCGCACCTACCCGAACGTGGCGAACCGCGAGGTCGTCAAGGCCCAGGAGTACGACGGGTTCGGTCAGCTCGGCTCGAACGTGGGCCGCGACCACCACGTCACGCTGCCGTTCACGCGGAACCTCGCCGGCCCGGTGAGCTACCAGCCGGGCATCTTCGACATCACGTTCGGCGACGACCGCGGCGACCAGATCCAGACGACGCGGGCGAAGCAGCTCGCGATGTACCCGACGTACCTCAGCGGCCTCCAGATGGCCGCCGACCGGATCGAGGGCTACGTCGACGAGACGTTCGGGGTCGGCGAGGCGCTCCAGGCCGCGGCCGGCGACCTCGACGGGCTCGTCACCGACGACTCGTGGCGGGACGCGTTCGGCACCAACTTCGTCGCCGTCGACCCCAACCGCGCGCCCAGCGGGTCGTCGGTCTCGTTCGCGGTCGAGGACGTGCCGAGCGCCGGGACGTACGACCTCCACCTGCGGTACGCGAGCGACGCCGAGGAGAACGCGGGCCGCGTGATCGACGCCGGCACGCCGCGCGCGACGCTCCGCGTCAACGACGCGCGCGAGACCATCGAGCCCGACTTCACCGACTACTGGGACGACTGGCAGGTGTTCACGACCGAGGTGGACCTCGACGCGGGCGACAACGAGGTCGCGATCGAGCTCGACTACGAGAGCGGCGACGACGGCTTCAGCGGCGACGTGGGCGGGTTCAACCTCAACGCCGTCGCCGTCACCGAGTCCGGCGAGCCGTCGCCGGTCCCGGCCGAGTACGAGGGGTACGTCCCCGAGAACGAGAACTTCGACGCCGAGCCCGAGTTCGGCTTCATCGAGTCGGTCCCGGCCGCCGGCTGGGACGAGACGCGCGTCGTCGGCTCCGCGATCGGCGACTACCTCGCGATCGCCCGCCGGCACGGCGACGAGTGGTACGTCGGCGCCATGACCGACGCCGACGGCCGCGCGGTCGACGTGCCGCTCGACTTCCTCGCGCCGGGGAACTCCGGCGACGCCCCCGGCAACGCCGGCGACGCGCCGGGGCGCGGCAAGGGGAAGGGCAAGGGCCGCGGTAACGGAAACGGCAAGGGCAACGGAAACGGCCGCGGGACGGGCCGGAACGGGCCGAAGTACGTCGCGGAGATCTACTCGGACGCGGTCGGCACGGGCGTCGACCGCGACCCGACCGGGGTCCGCATCGACGAAGCGATCGTCACGCCCGACGCGACCCTGCTCGCGTCGCTCGCGCCGAGCGGCGGGACGGCGGTGAAACTGCGCCCGGCGCGGGGCCGCGAGGTCAAGCGGCTCCCGGAGTACGAGCGGCCGGAGCAGGAGTTGACGGTCGACATCGCCGACGAGGCCGACCTCAACGAGTCGTTCATCACGGCGACCGGTTCCAACGACACCGATTTCGTTGGGGGGACCACGGTAGAGATCGTCCTCGATGGCGAGGTCGCGGCGGTCGGTAACGTCAGACTCCCGCCGAACACGACGGACGAGACGGTGGATGTCGGCTTCAGCACCGCACGGATCGGGACTTTCGATGTTGTCGTCCGCGAAGCCGACAGCGGCGACGAACTGGCCTCAGAGAGCGTTACGATCGCTCCCGGCGACCTCGTCGCCGAGTTCACCGACCCGCAGGGCGACGACGACGGGCCGGGAGGGTACACCTACCCCACGGGCGGCGACTTCCAAGACGGCGCGTTCGACCTGCGCTCGTTCCGGGTTCTGGAGACGGACGAAGAGTACCGGTTCGCCTTCGAGGTGGAGAACCTGTACGACACGTTCGGCGGGACGTTCTCGCCACACTACTTCCTCGTCTACCTCCGCGATCCCGACGCGAGCGGCGGGCGGACGACCGCGCTCGACGACCTCGGGCTCACCGCTGAGTTCGCACAGCCGTGGCAGTACCGGCTCGACGCCAGCGGGTTCGGTACGGGCTTCGCGGACGCGAGCGGGGAGAACGTCGCCACGCCGGAGGTGTTCGCTAGCTTCGAGTCGAACACGGCCGTAGTCTCGATCCCGAAGTCGGCGGTCGGCGACGCCAATATTGCGGACTGGGAGGTGGTCCCGATCGTCGGGTCGGAGGACCGAGGGAGCCTGCGCGGAATCGCGGTCGAGGCGAGCACGTTCGTCTTCGGCGGCGCCAAGCAGGACGCCGTCGGGAACACGCCGCGCGTGATCGACATGATCACGCCGGAGGGAACGTCGCAGTCCGACGCGCTCGCCTACGACGCCAATACGCTCGCCTCGCTGCCGTTCACGCCGCTGTAG
- a CDS encoding DUF402 domain-containing protein: protein MARARVRGIYATALTARLLDAGHEVVDASPPIRRRFDAAFGTDSPDVRVETSGDRQGVGAHGDPDALDAVRDLLVDAGRDALAWADPTPPGAVLDGEVTETLGGGAVVDLRVGGEGGESGGSGGAADPPATAAEGYLPYGAVDARVETGDAVRVQVRESAAPWTDRRPELAGELRVGGDLVALEPGSGTRVDVRDDEAARELSGMLDLLDLDPPDGWRAVWRPPAVDADTEALSAGLDAAVDAAEELRDVVAPADADESGLGVLDDRGRLRDASVAAPNAGVWVWFGRESRFGLDDARRGATATMPGHHRVKAGSADASAGVDLAEALCDPDPDAEFPFAVVSDAFGPREGDALRIDHGKPDGRLITLGEATVTGVDPDGTVTVEREMSGGGTYDGLGVDRVAGDVAETSLKEGRWWYPTTYRGRDGSVRGTYVNVCTPVEVFPDAARYVDLHVDVVKRPDGTVERVDDDELDESVAAGRTPEPLAEKARRVASALENAL from the coding sequence ATGGCGCGGGCCCGCGTCCGCGGCATCTACGCGACGGCGCTCACCGCGCGCCTGCTCGACGCCGGCCACGAGGTGGTCGACGCCTCGCCGCCGATCCGCCGGCGGTTCGACGCCGCGTTCGGGACCGACTCGCCGGACGTTCGGGTCGAGACGAGCGGCGACCGGCAGGGCGTCGGCGCGCACGGCGACCCGGACGCGCTCGACGCGGTCCGCGACCTCTTGGTCGACGCCGGCCGCGACGCGCTCGCGTGGGCGGACCCGACGCCGCCCGGCGCGGTCCTCGACGGCGAGGTGACGGAGACGCTCGGCGGCGGCGCCGTCGTCGACCTCCGGGTCGGCGGCGAGGGGGGAGAGAGCGGCGGCAGCGGCGGGGCGGCCGACCCGCCCGCCACCGCCGCCGAGGGGTACCTCCCGTACGGCGCGGTCGACGCCCGGGTGGAGACGGGGGACGCGGTCCGCGTCCAGGTGCGCGAGTCCGCGGCGCCGTGGACCGACCGCCGCCCGGAGCTCGCCGGGGAGCTTCGGGTCGGCGGCGACCTCGTCGCGCTCGAACCGGGCTCCGGGACGCGGGTCGACGTCCGGGACGACGAGGCAGCCCGCGAGCTGTCGGGGATGCTCGACCTGCTCGACCTCGACCCGCCGGACGGGTGGCGCGCGGTGTGGCGACCCCCCGCGGTCGACGCCGACACCGAGGCGCTGAGCGCGGGCCTCGACGCGGCGGTCGACGCCGCCGAGGAACTGCGCGACGTGGTCGCGCCGGCGGACGCGGACGAGTCGGGGCTCGGCGTGCTCGACGACCGAGGGCGGCTCCGCGACGCGTCGGTCGCCGCGCCGAACGCCGGCGTCTGGGTCTGGTTCGGCCGCGAGAGCCGGTTCGGGCTGGACGACGCGCGCCGGGGCGCGACCGCGACGATGCCGGGCCACCACCGCGTGAAGGCGGGCTCGGCGGACGCCTCGGCCGGGGTCGACCTCGCGGAGGCGCTCTGTGACCCCGACCCCGACGCCGAGTTCCCGTTCGCGGTCGTGAGCGACGCGTTCGGGCCACGGGAGGGCGACGCGCTCCGGATCGACCACGGCAAGCCCGACGGGCGGCTGATCACCCTCGGCGAGGCGACCGTCACGGGGGTCGATCCCGACGGGACCGTCACCGTCGAGCGGGAGATGAGCGGCGGCGGCACCTACGACGGGCTCGGGGTCGACCGCGTGGCCGGCGACGTCGCCGAGACGAGCCTGAAGGAGGGGCGCTGGTGGTACCCGACGACGTACCGCGGCCGCGACGGGAGCGTCCGCGGGACGTACGTCAACGTCTGTACGCCCGTCGAGGTGTTCCCCGACGCGGCCCGCTACGTGGACCTCCACGTGGACGTGGTGAAGCGGCCGGACGGGACGGTCGAGCGCGTCGACGACGACGAGCTCGACGAGTCGGTCGCCGCCGGGCGCACGCCGGAGCCGCTGGCCGAGAAGGCGCGGCGCGTCGCGTCGGCGCTGGAGAACGCGCTGTAG
- a CDS encoding RNA-binding protein: MEVKSRHHLRSDEITAIREAVADHLGVDIEGDTFEFVEFVDAGYELVLMDGDPAVFYVDDDEPFLTVRGANDFDPETGVVTVDAGAISFVSDGADVMRPGIVEADQTIREGDLVVIAEETHGKVLAVGRALADGDDMVGDSGKVVRSIHHVGDDLYEFSV, encoded by the coding sequence ATGGAAGTGAAATCCCGGCACCACCTCCGGAGCGACGAGATCACGGCGATCCGCGAGGCGGTCGCCGACCACCTCGGGGTCGACATCGAGGGGGACACCTTCGAGTTCGTGGAGTTCGTCGACGCCGGCTACGAACTCGTCTTGATGGACGGCGACCCCGCCGTCTTCTACGTCGACGACGACGAGCCGTTCCTCACCGTTCGGGGCGCGAACGACTTCGACCCGGAGACCGGCGTCGTCACGGTCGACGCCGGCGCGATCTCGTTCGTCTCCGACGGCGCCGACGTGATGCGCCCGGGCATCGTCGAGGCCGACCAGACGATCCGGGAGGGAGACCTGGTCGTGATCGCCGAGGAGACCCACGGGAAGGTGCTGGCCGTGGGGCGCGCGCTGGCCGACGGCGACGACATGGTCGGCGACAGCGGGAAGGTGGTCCGGTCGATCCACCACGTCGGCGACGACCTCTACGAGTTCTCGGTCTGA
- a CDS encoding NifU family protein, with protein MSDESDESLADRVEQWMVGQMPIIQMHGGTSVVREADPETGEVVVELGGTCSGCGISNITADNIRRDLIMDFEEVDDVTVRTASSGDNGASTVEGGRGGELKHETESANHF; from the coding sequence ATGAGCGACGAGAGCGACGAGAGCCTCGCGGACCGGGTAGAGCAGTGGATGGTCGGACAGATGCCGATCATCCAGATGCACGGCGGCACGAGCGTCGTGCGCGAGGCGGACCCCGAGACCGGCGAGGTCGTCGTCGAACTCGGCGGCACCTGCTCCGGGTGCGGCATCTCGAACATCACCGCCGACAACATCCGTCGCGACCTCATCATGGACTTCGAGGAGGTCGACGACGTCACCGTCCGGACCGCCTCCTCCGGCGACAACGGCGCCTCGACCGTCGAGGGCGGCCGCGGCGGCGAACTCAAACACGAGACCGAGTCCGCGAACCACTTCTGA
- a CDS encoding YgaP-like transmembrane domain translates to MKRNVGRIDALVRVVAGVAVAVLAVAVAVGAISVPVFSAVGLGVIGVVLVVEGATRRCLLYRALGIDRCPVD, encoded by the coding sequence ATGAAGCGCAACGTCGGTCGGATCGACGCCCTCGTCCGCGTCGTCGCGGGGGTCGCCGTCGCGGTCCTCGCTGTCGCCGTCGCCGTCGGGGCGATCAGCGTCCCGGTCTTCTCCGCGGTCGGCCTCGGGGTGATCGGCGTCGTCTTGGTCGTCGAGGGCGCCACCCGCCGGTGTCTGCTGTACCGGGCGCTCGGGATCGACCGCTGTCCGGTCGACTGA